One genomic window of Fusarium fujikuroi IMI 58289 draft genome, chromosome FFUJ_chr01 includes the following:
- a CDS encoding probable dicarboxylate carrier protein, with the protein MATSQDAMSKTTETAPVKTGKATADAKKTTIRYPFWFGGSASSMAACVTHPLDLGNAPKNMVGTFVHILRHDGPLGLYSGISASLLRQMTYSTVRFGVYEEVKTRLTRRNEGRDPSFMTLVALAAGSGFVGGIAGNFADVLNVRMQHDAALPPAERRNYRHAFDGMVRMAREEGPKSMFRGWLPNSGRAMFMTAGQLASYDVSKSLLLQYTPMEDNLKTHFTSSFIAGLVAATVTSPIDVIKTRVMSSAYDHNILHLIRDIHRTDGLMWMFKGWVPSFLRLGPQTICTFVFLEMHRKAYRKVKGLDTNL; encoded by the exons ATGGCTACCAGTCAGGACGCAATGAGCAAAACGACGGAGACGGCGCCTGTAAAGACAGGAAAGGCGACGGCTGAtgcgaagaagacgacgataaGATATCCCTTTTGGTTTGGCGGAAGTGCCAGTAGCATGGCAGCTTGCGTTACACATCCTTTGGATCTTG GCAATGCGCCCAAGAACATGGTCGGTACATTCGTCCACATTCTCCGTCACGATGGTCCCCTCGGTCTTTACAGCGGCATATCCGCCTCTCTCCTGCGCCAGATGACATATTCAACCGTGCGATTCGGCGTCTACGAAGAGGTCAAGACACGTCTCACACGCCGTAACGAAGGCCGCGATCCATCTTTTATGACACTCGTTGCCCTAGCCGCTGGATCTGGTTTCGTAGGAGGCATTGCTGGAAACTTTGCCGATGTTCTCAACGTGCGCATGCAACACGATGCTGCGCTTCCTCCTGCTGAGCGCCGAAACTATCGTCACGCTTTTGACGGCATGGTCCGTATGGCGCGTGAGGAGGGGCCTAAGAGTATGTTCCGTGGATGGTTGCCCAACAGTGGCCGTGCCATGTTCATGACTGCTGGTCAGCTTGCCAGCTACGACGTTTCAAAGAGTTTGCTTCTCCAGTATACGCCCATGGAAGATAACCTCAAGACTCACTTTACTTCTTCGTTCATCGCTGGTCTGGTCGCTGCTACTGTAACAAGCCCTATCGACGTCATCAAGACTCGTGTTATGTCTTCAGCATATGATCACAACATCTTGCACCTGATTCGTGACATTCACCGGACTGACGGTCTTATGTGGATGTTCAAGGGCTGGGTTCCAAGCTTCCTCCGACTCGGACC ACAAACCATTTGTACATTTGTCTTTTTAGAGATGCACCGAAAGGCCTACCGCAAGGTTAAGGGCTTGGATACTAACCTGTAG
- a CDS encoding probable SOF1 protein, with amino-acid sequence MKIKALSRPVSAQQAAGSDVTKQPRNLDSALHPFERAREYQRALNAVKLERMHAQPFVGQLGRGHVDGVYSIAKDPSSLEHFASGSGDGVVKVWDLADRDEIWHATAHENIVKGLEWTRDQKLLTCAADRTIKLFDPYNTPSEAAPISSWLGNGAFTSLSHHRSKNSFAAASSVINIYDLERHTAAPEVLKWPTSIDTITDVAFNYVETSILGSCSNDRSIVIYDLRTSTPVTKTVLKFASNRLSWSPMEAFNLAAASEDHNIYLFDMRKFDRALNVLKDHVAAVMDVEWSPTGEELVSASWDRTVRLWNRDRGHSRDIYHTKRMQRVTAASWTPDARYILSGSDDGNVRLWRANASRREGVKSARQRQALEYNEALIERYQHMPEVRRIHRHRHVPKVLKKAGEIKAEELKSIKRREENERRHTKKQFERRRGEREKMILAREK; translated from the coding sequence atgaagatcaaggccctcAGTCGCCCCGTGTCGGCTCAACAAGCAGCCGGCTCAGATGTTACAAAGCAACCACGAAACCTCGATTCCGCCCTCCATCCTTTTGAGCGCGCACGCGAGTACCAGCGAGCCCTCAATGCCGTCAAGCTCGAGCGAATGCATGCGCAGCCTTTCGTAGGCCAGCTAGGACGGGGTCATGTCGACGGTGTCTATTCTATCGCCAAGGATCCCAGCTCTCTTGAGCACTTTGCTAGTGGTAGTGGTGACGGCGTTGTCAAGGTCTGGGACCTAGCCGATAGAGACGAGATATGGCATGCGACAGCTCATGAGAATATCGTCAAGGGTCTAGAATGGACTCGCGATCAAAAGCTCTTGACCTGTGCGGCCGACAGAACGATCAAGCTGTTTGACCCTTATAACACACCTAGCGAAGCGGCTCCTatatcatcatggcttgGAAATGGTGCTTTTACCAGCTTGTCGCACCATCGCTCCAAGAACTcgtttgctgctgcttccaGTGTGATCAACATCTACGATCTCGAACGTCACACCGCTGCTCCTGAAGTTCTCAAGTGGCCTACATCTATCGACACCATCACCGACGTTGCCTTCAACTACGTCGAGACTTCAATCTTGGGATCATGCTCCAACGACCGCTCCATCGTCATCTACGACCTCCGCACATCTACACCTGTCACAAAGACCGTCCTCAAGTTCGCCAGCAACCGCCTATCTTGGTCCCCTATGGAGGCTTTCAACctggctgctgcttctgaagATCACAACATCTACCTCTTCGACATGCGCAAGTTTGACCGTGCTCTCAACGTTCTCAAGGATCACGTCGCCGCCGTCATGGATGTCGAATGGTCTCCAACTGGTGAAGAGCTTGTATCCGCATCTTGGGACCGAACCGTTCGTCTCTGGAACCGAGACCGCGGTCACTCGCGGGATATCTACCACACCAAGCGCATGCAGCGTGTTACAGCAGCCAGCTGGACCCCTGACGCGCGCTACATTCTCTCTGGATCCGACGATGGTAACGTTCGACTCTGGCGCGCTAACGCCTCTCGCCGCGAAGGCGTCAAGTCAGCTCGTCAACGACAAGCCCTGGAGTACAACGAAGCTCTTATCGAGCGTTATCAGCACATGCCTGAGGTTCGCCGCATTCATCGTCACCGTCATGTGCCCAAGGTCCTCAAGAAGGCCGGTGAGATTAAGgctgaggagctcaagagcaTTAAGCGCCGCGAAGAGAATGAGCGTCGTCATACTAAGAAACAGTTTGAGAGGCGTaggggagagagagaaaagatgaTTCTGGCGAGAGAGAAGTAA
- a CDS encoding related to mitochondrial phenylalanyl-tRNA synthetase (MSF1), which translates to MRLYIQGMRCLRASAPRPVQLPRSSILLRTACAARTYSSARPTGTPGSVTIRDQTIKTDPQWFNVPDNVLDATTRKLHLLKDHPVSITRQIIQANFPEPTFKYHNEFSPVVSTAQNFDSLGFPANHPGRALSDTYYLNSETLLRTHTSAHQADTFRANESAGYLVSADVYRRDAIDRSHYPVFHQMEGAMSWDRTKVPNGDVATAVWKDFEKLPIHGVKVDDPNPPMHPETNPLQDAHHTAAEAEAIGAHLKRSLENMVVDIFSRAKATAIKDDPNFVDEPLQMRWVEAYFPFTSPSWELEVYYAGDWLEVLGCGVVKQDIYINAGVPNQLGWAFGIGIDRIAMLLFKIPDIRLFWSKDKRFLSQFEGVTDNLDNLKRFVPFSKYPPCPKDVSFWLSSTTAAGGNTKGTFHENDVMEIVRNVAGDVVEDVRLIDEFTHPKTGRKSMAYRIVYRSLERTLTNDEAVAFHEDVRKALVKELGVELR; encoded by the exons ATGAGACTCTACATCCAGGGCATGCGGTGCCTGAGGGCTTCTGCCCCGCGACCTGTCCAGCTTCCCCGGAGCTCTATTCTCCTACGAACAGCTTGCGCCGCGAGGACTTACTCGTCGG CACGCCCGACGGGAACTCCAGGCTCCGTGACTATCCGCGACCAGACCATCAAGACTGATCCTCAATGGTTCAACGTACCCGACAACGTCCTCGACGCCACTACAAGGAAACTTCACCTATTGAAAGATCACCCTGTGTCTATCACCCGCCAGATTATCCAGGCCAACTTCCCTGAGCCGACGTTCAAGTATCACAATGAGTTCAGCCCTGTGGTATCAACAGCCCAGAACTTCGATTCGCTAGGATTTCCCGCGAATCATCCCGGTCGCGCCCTGTCCGATACATATTACTTGAATAGCGAAACACTACTGCGAACACATACGAGTGCTCACCAGGCCGACACATTCCGAGCTAACGAGAGCGCGGGGTACCTTGTGTCTGCCGATGTATACAGACGGGATGCCATTGACCGCAGTCACTATCCTGTGTTCCATCAGATGGAGGGTGCAATGTCATGGGATCGTACTAAAGTTCCTAATGGCGATGTTGCTACTGCGGTATGGAAGGACTTTGAGAAGCTACCCATTCATGGGGTCAAGGTCGATGACCCAAACCCTCCTATGCATCCTGAGACAAACCCTCTCCAAGATGCTCACCACacagctgctgaggctgaggctatCGGTGCTCATCTCAAGAGGTCATTAGAAAACATGGTCGTCGATATCTTCTCCCGGGCCAAGGCTACTGCGATCAAAGATGACCCCAACTTCGTGGATGAGCCTCTGCAAATGCGATGGGTAGAAGCTTACTTCCCCTTTACCAGCCCCTCATGGGAGCTGGAGGTCTACTATGCCGGCGACTGGCTCGAGGTCCTGGGCTGTGGTGTGGTCAAGCAGGATATCTACATCAACGCTGGTGTACCTAACCAACTGGGTTGGGCTTTTGGCATTGGCATCGACCGCATTGCCATgcttctcttcaagatccccGACATTCGCCTCTTCTGGTCAAAAGACAAGCGCTTCCTATCCCAATTCGAGGGCGTGACCGACAATCTCGACAACCTGAAGCGCTTCGTCCCCTTTTCCAAGTATCCTCCCTGTCCCAAGGACGTGTCCTTTTGGCTTAGCTCCACGACAGCAGCAGGTGGCAACACCAAGGGCACATTCCATGAAAACGACGTTATGGAAATTGTCCGTAACGTGGCGGGTGACGTGGTCGAGGATGTGCGCCTGATCGATGAGTTCACCCACCCCAAGACGGGCCGCAAGAGCATGGCGTATCGAATTGTTTACCGCAGCTTGGAGCGGACTCTGACTAACGATGAGGCCGTAGCTTTCCACGAGGATGTGCGCAAAGCCTTGGTCAAGGAGCTGGGCGTTGAGCTTCGATAG
- a CDS encoding probable DNA-directed RNA polymerase II chain RPB3: protein MDGMDYDPMVMDGEPEQPQVKISAADHTHVDFELSKTNLAFANAVRRIIQAEVPTIAIDLVEIETNSSVLADEFIAHRLGLIPLDSKGVDELNYSRDCDCEQYCEQCSVTLTLHAKCTSDEIMKVYARDLVVDGRHMNGVGSPVITDPEGYGCLIAKLRKGQELKISCIAKKGIAKEHAKWMPTSAVGFEYDPHNKLHHIDWWFENDTDPAVEWPKSKYAEWEEPPQEGEPFDYDAVPNRFYFEVETSGSMEPDQIVQNGIRVLQQKIGGLLKGLDPRKYGGDEAEFDGPRSPDMNMDGGTTPWQDGGYTTPYGGGGGQTAYGGGMTAYGTTPYGGSSWQ, encoded by the exons ATGGACGGAATGGATTATGACccgatggtgatggatggGGAGCCAGAGCAGCCCCAAGTGAAGATCTCTGCG GCCGATCACACCCACGTCGATTTCGAGCTATCAAAGACGAACCTTGCGTTCGCCAATGCCGTGCGGCGGATCATCCAGGCAGAAGTGCCCACGATCGCCATTGACCTGGTCGAGATCGAGACAAACAGCTCCGTGCTGGCCGACGAGTTCATCGCCCACCGCCTGGGTCTGATTCCTCTCGATTCGAAAGGAGTTGACGAGCTCAACTACTCACGAGACTGCGACTGCGAGCAGTACTGCGAACAATGCAGCGTCACTCTGACACTGCACGCGAAGTGCACGTCCGACGAGATTATGAAGGTGTATGCGAGGGATCTTGTGGTGGATGGTCGTCATATGAATGGAGTGGGAAGCCCCGTGATCACAGATCCAGAGGGTTACGGCTGCTTGATCGCGAAGCTGCGTAAGGGCCAGGAGTTGAAGATTAGCTGCATTGCCAAGAAGGGAATCGCAAAGGAGCACGCCAAGTGGATGCCTACATCTGCGGTCGGCTTTGAGTATGATCCTCATAACAAGCTGCATCACATTGACTGGTGGTTTGAAAACGACACAGACCCTGCTGTCGAATG GCCTAAGAGCAAATACGCTGAATGGGAGGAGCCTCCTCAAGAAGGCGAACCATTCGACTACGATGCAGTTCCAAATAGGTTCTACTTCGAGGTTGAAACGTCAGGGAGCATGGAGCCTGACCAAATCGTACAAAACGGTATTAGAGTCTTGCAACAAAAGATCGGTGGTCTTCTCAAGGGCCTCGACCCTAGGAAGTATGGCGGCGACGAAGCTGAGTTTGATGGTCCTCGAAGTCCTGATATGAACATGGACGGCGGTACCACACCTTGGCAGGATGGAGGGTACACTACGCCTTACGGTGGTGGCGGCGGCCAGACGGCGTACGGAGGGGGCATGACAGCCTACGGAACAACACCGTATGGGGGATCTTCTTGGCAGTAA
- a CDS encoding related to 6-phosphofructo-2-kinase, which yields MHNLLGVSPPSPAFPAQHSSAAQQTSLDSLPPTSNPSSNPTSHPTSDPSSNPNNPNNYAVLPPPADGDHDHLPPPANAPSSLAVALRSLNDLTETPTYARSVTSTAPSSPRIPPLRQNSGHQTPRVRPHATTLNIPGMTRSRVSPDGRIPSRDVAAKLVIVMVGLPARGKSYITKKLQRYLSWQQHDSRIFNVGNRRRVAAGRRVSVHPKLQPEPEHMDPPVHAASILLNGNPAPFGPEQAEPEKLDLNDAAQSEVDQSATFFDPKNQTAAAMREQCAMDTLDELLDYLLDGGGAVGILDATNSTIERRKNITNRIKQREPKLGILFIESICQDPTLLEANMRLKLSGPDYRDKDPQKSLEDFKKRVAAYESAYVPLGEYEEKHDLQYIQMVDVGRKLIQHRLKGFLSSGISTYLASFNLAPRQIWITRHGQSVDNELGRLGGNSPLTERGHCYGQALHNFITYQRKHWLIEQKSKKAQATFPPVPGDNTPPYPEMYREIEDKNFCVWTSMLDRSVDTAEYFEADDDYDVKNWEMLNEMNSGQFEGMTYAEIAKKEPEEFAKRAQDKLNYIYPGVGGEGYLQVVSRLRDMVREVERIEDHLLIIGHRSVCRVLMAYFMDLSLADITDMDIPLGMLYSIEPKPYGLDFHAYRYNEDQGWFDELPNYKPTKTARNSIIKPQH from the exons ATGCATAACCTTCTCGGTGTATCACCTCCTTCCCCAGCGTTCCCAGCGCAACATTCGTCTGCGGCGCAACAGACATCCTTAGATTCTCTACCACCTACATCGAATCCTAGCTCGAATCCGACGTCACACCCAACTTCAGACCCTTCCTCGAATCCAAACAATCCAAATAACTACGCGGTTCTTCCTCCACCAGCCGACGGTGACCatgatcatcttcctcctccagcaAATGCACCTTCTTCGTTGGCTGTGGCGCTGCGATCGCTAAACGATTTGACCGAAACCCCCACATATGCGCGAAGCGTCACTTCAACAGCGCCGAGCTCGCCACGCAT TCCTCCGCTAAGACAGAATTCTGGACATCAAACACCACGAGTCCGGCCACATGCGACAACGCTCAACATCCCGGGCATGACCCGGTCAAGAGTCTCACCTGATGGAAGAATTCCTTCTCGTGATGTTGCCGCAAAGCTTGTTATTGTCATGGTTGGCTTGCCAGCCCGAGGAAAGTCTTACATTACCAAGAAGCTTCAAAGGTATCtttcttggcagcagcatGATTCTCGCATCTTCAATGTTGGAAACCGAAGACGTGTAGCTGCCGGACGCAGAGTTTCTGTCCACCCAAAGTTGCAACCTGAGCCGGAACACATGGATCCTCCTGTGCATGCCGCTTCTATTTTGCTAAATGGTAACCCGGCACCGTTTGGTCCCGAACAGGCTGAGCCGGAGAAGCTTGATTTGAATGATGCCGCTCAATCCGAGGTGGACCAGTCCGCTACATTCTTCGATCCCAAGAATCAGACTGCCGCGGCCATGCGTGAGCAGTGTGCTATGGATACTTTGGACGAGCTGTTGGACTACCTTCTCGATGGAGGTGGCGCTGTTGGCATTCTCGATGCCACAAACAGCACTATTGAGCGAAGAAAGAACATCACCAATCGCATCAAGCAGAGGGAGCCCAAGCTGGGTATTCTTTTCATTGAGAGTATCTGTCAAGATCCTACTCTCCTGGAGGCGAACATGCGGCTGAAGCTCTCTGGTCCTGACTATCGTGACAAGGACCCTCAGAAGTCACTGGAAGATTTTAAGAAGCGAGTCGCTGCATACGAGAGTGCGTATGTTCCTCTTGGCGAATATGAGGAAAAGCACGACTTGCAATACATCCAG ATGGTTGATGTTGGGCGAAAACTAATCCAGCACCGTCTCAAGGGTTTCCTCAGTAGTGGTATTAGCACTTACCTCGCTAGTTTCAATCTTGCTCCTCGACAGATCTGGATTACCCGACATGGCCAGAGCGTCGATAACGAGCTTGGAAGATTGGGTGGAAACTCACCACTTACCGAGCGCGGCCATTGCTACGGCCAAGCTCTTCACAACTTCATCACCTACCAGCGTAAGCACTGGCTTATTGaacagaagagcaagaaagctCAGGCTACTTTCCCTCCCGTACCCGGTGACAACACACCTCCCTATCCTGAGATGTACCGGGAGATTGAGGACAAGAACTTTTGTGTCTGGACTTCGATGCTCGATCGCAGCGTGGACACAGCTGAGTATTTCGAGGCCGACGATGATTACGATGTGAAGAACTGGGAGATGCTCAACGAAATGAACTCGGGCCAGTTCGAAGGTATGACATATGCGGAAATCGCAAAGAAGGAGCCCGAGGAATTTGCCAAGCGAGCGCAGGACAAGCTCAACTACATCTATCCTGGAGTCGGAGGCGAAGGCTATCTGCAGGTTGTGAGCCGTCTCCGCGACATGGTTCGAGAGGTTGAGCGTATTGAAGACCATCTTCTTATCATTGGACATCGCTCTGTGTGTAGAGTCCTGATGGCCTATTTCATGGACCTGTCCCTGGCGGACATCACAGACATGGACATTCCTCTTGGCATGCTCTACTCTATTGAGCCCAAGCCTTACGGTCTAGACTTCCATGCTTACCGATACAACGAAGATCAGGGGTGGTTTGACGAGCTCCCCAACTACAAACCTACAAAGACGGCCCGCAAtagcatcatcaagccacAGCATTAA